ATAGATTGAAGGGTTCGAAGCTTATGGTTGGTTTCCTTCCATTCTCTTTCTCCTTCGGATTTGGCGGTGATACCACCACCCGCAAAAAGCGAGAGCTGCTGCGCCTCCACCTTCATGCAGCGCAAATTTACGTATAATTCGGTTTCCTTGTTCGAGCTAACAATTCCTGCAAAACCGGTGTAGTACTCCCTATTGTGCTGCTCCGTTTCGATAATGTACTGCCGAGCTTCCTCTTTGGGTAATCCACATACAGCAGGAGTTGGATGGAGCGTATCAACAAGCCTTCCTACACCAATATTGCCATCAGTAGCAAACTTAAAGGTTGTTTTTAGATGAACTATATTACCTGCTTTAATGGTAATTGGCCCATTCTTCTCAACGTTTGCTACCCCACAAAGGGCCAGTCGGTCCGAAATATAGTCGGCCACGAGCTGCTGCTCCTCGCAGTCCTTTTCGCTCCAGCTATAATCGGTACTATCTCCCGAAACGGGCATAGTTCCTGCAAGTGCAACGGTTTGAAAGGAATCGCCATCTCCTTTTAGAAGGAGTTCGGGCGTTGCACCAAGCCATAAACCCGATTTTGGTGCATTCACCAAGTAGGTAAATGCTGACGGATAGGCCTTGTTTGCGTTCAGAAAAACCTTTCCGATGCTCTTTATATGCCGATCGATAACCAGCTTGCGGGAAAGCACTAGCTTGGCGAACCGACCACTTTTTAGCAGATCCATAAAGCAGCGAAAAGTGCTATCGTACAGTTCCTGTGTTGTAGAATAGGCTGAATTATTTCCGTTCACGGCAACGCCACTAATCGGCATCGAAATATCATCTACAAAACCGCT
This window of the Acetobacteroides hydrogenigenes genome carries:
- a CDS encoding isochorismate synthase; translated protein: MSIVPTQYARLLDELIARGIAFACYFLPFNAKPTLIVENNEPAELLSYGDLDGENGFVFAPFTISNEKPLLLFRSKNIYSGFVDDISMPISGVAVNGNNSAYSTTQELYDSTFRCFMDLLKSGRFAKLVLSRKLVIDRHIKSIGKVFLNANKAYPSAFTYLVNAPKSGLWLGATPELLLKGDGDSFQTVALAGTMPVSGDSTDYSWSEKDCEEQQLVADYISDRLALCGVANVEKNGPITIKAGNIVHLKTTFKFATDGNIGVGRLVDTLHPTPAVCGLPKEEARQYIIETEQHNREYYTGFAGIVSSNKETELYVNLRCMKVEAQQLSLFAGGGITAKSEGEREWKETNHKLRTLQSIIEADY